The following coding sequences lie in one Manis pentadactyla isolate mManPen7 chromosome 19, mManPen7.hap1, whole genome shotgun sequence genomic window:
- the BROX gene encoding BRO1 domain-containing protein BROX yields MTHWFHRNPLKATAPVPFNYYGVATGPAASKICSDLRSCRAQLLELFTDLSCYPEMMMKAADSYFSLLQGFINSLDESTQESKLRYIQNFKWTDTLQGQVPSAQQDAVFELISMGFNVALWYTKYASRLAGKENITEDEAKEVHRSLKIAAGIFKHLKESHIPKLITPAEKGRDLEARLIEAYIIQCQAEAQEVTIARAIELKHAPGLIAALAYETANFYQKADHTLSSLEPAYSAKWRKYLHLKMCFYTAYAYCYHGQTLLASDKCGEAIRSLQEAEKFYAKAEALCKEYGETKGPGPTVKPSGHLFFRKLGNLVKNTMEKCERENGFIYFQKIPTEAPQLELKANYGLVEPVPFEFPPTSTHWTPETLAAFDLTKRPKDDSTKPKPEEVVKPVKEPDIKPQKDTGCHIS; encoded by the exons ATGACGCATTGGTTTCATAGGAACCCATTAAAAGCCACAGCTCCTGTCCCTTTTAACTATTATGGTGTAGCCACTGGCCCTGCTGCTTCAAAAATTTGCAG TGACTTGAGATCATGCAGAGCACAACTGCTTGAACTGTTCACTGATTTGAGTTGTTATCCAGAAATGATGATGAAAGCAGCAGATTCATATTTTTCACTCTTACAAG GTTTCATAAATTCATTGGATGAATCTACCCAAGAAAGCAAGTTACGATATATTCAGAATTTCAAGTGGACTGATACATTACAAGGACAGGTTCCTAG TGCCCAGCAGGATGCTGTTTTTGAGTTAATTTCCATGGGATTTAATGTAGCCTTGTGGTACACCAAATATGCTTCAAGACTGGCTGGAAAAGAAAA CATAACAGAAGATGAAGCAAAAGAAGTCCATCGCAGCCTAAAAATTGCAGCTgggatttttaaacatttaaag gAAAGTCATATCCCAAAGCTTATTACACCTGCAGAAAAGGGGAGAGATTTAGAGGCACGACTCATAGAAGCTTATATTATCCAGTGTCAGGCTGAAGCTCAAGAAG TAACAATTGCTCGAGCAATTGAACTGAAACACGCTCCTGGGCTAATTGCTGCACTGGCATATGAAACAGCCAATTTCTATCAAAAAGCAG ATCATACTTTATCCAGTTTGGAGCCTGCATACTCTGCTAAATGGAGAAAATATCTTCACTTGAAAATGTGTTTCTACACAGCTTAT GCTTACTGTTATCATGGTCAGACTTTGTTGGCTAGTGATAAATGTGGTGAAGCAATTCGGTCTCTCCAAGAAGCTGAAAAAT TTTATGCAAAGGCCGAAGCATTATGCAAAGAATATGGAGAAACCAAAGGACCTGGACCAACGGTCAAACCTTCAGGACACCTATTCTTTAGAAAGCTTGGAAATCTTGTAAAGAATACCATGGAAAAATGTGAGAGAGAAAATGGATTTAT TTACTTTCAAAAAATTCCAACAGAAGCCCCACAGCTGGAACTCAAAGCAAATTATGGTCTTGTAGAACCTGTACCTTTTGAATTTCCGCCTACAAGTACTCACTGGACACCAGAAACATTGGCTGCATTTGATCTCACCAAAAGACCCAAGGACGACAGT ACCAAACCCAAACCAGAAGAAGTGGTGAAACCTGTGAAAGAACCAGACATCAAACCTCAAAAGGACACCGGGTGCCACATCTCCTAA